The Lentzea guizhouensis genome contains a region encoding:
- a CDS encoding RNA polymerase sigma factor yields MRLMRQRWEGAAAVPDEPPRDAELWERGDEHAFGELYDRYAEAVWNHAYRLTASWSTAEDLTSATFLTAWRRRDEMTLVRDSALPWLFTVAGNLARSEFRRQSRFTRLLHRVPRHDVQRDHAEDVVSGLDHEDRLRTVLAAVARLPRAEREAVELVLLGEVPVAEAAEVLGVAEVSVRSRISRARARLRKELPQDTPEVQ; encoded by the coding sequence ATGAGGCTGATGCGACAGCGCTGGGAGGGGGCGGCCGCGGTGCCGGACGAGCCACCGCGGGACGCCGAGCTGTGGGAGCGGGGCGACGAGCACGCCTTCGGGGAGCTCTACGACCGCTATGCCGAGGCCGTGTGGAACCACGCGTACCGGTTGACCGCGTCCTGGTCCACGGCGGAGGACCTGACGTCCGCCACGTTCCTGACGGCCTGGCGCCGCCGCGACGAGATGACCCTGGTGCGCGACAGCGCGTTGCCGTGGCTGTTCACCGTCGCGGGCAACCTGGCGCGTTCGGAGTTCCGCAGGCAGTCGCGGTTCACCCGGCTGCTGCACCGCGTGCCGCGCCATGACGTGCAGCGCGACCACGCCGAGGACGTCGTCTCCGGCCTGGACCACGAGGACCGCCTGCGCACCGTGCTGGCCGCGGTCGCCAGGCTCCCCCGCGCCGAACGCGAGGCCGTCGAGCTCGTCCTGCTGGGCGAGGTGCCGGTCGCCGAGGCCGCCGAGGTGCTGGGCGTCGCCGAGGTGAGCGTGCGGTCGCGCATCTCCCGCGCCCGTGCCCGGCTGCGCAAGGAGCTTCCCCAAGACACCCCGGAGGTGCAGTGA
- the ggt gene encoding gamma-glutamyltransferase → MLRTVAALSLSVVLVAPAPALAAGSADPAPRVPEQVGWGGAVSSVDPDASQIGVDVLRRGGNAVDAAVATAAALGVTDPFSAGIGGGGFFVHYDARTRRVSTLDGRETAPRAATDQLFVENGTALPFAEAMTSGLSVGVPGTPKTWQQALRRWGTLNLREAMAPAEALARRGFVVDRTFNQQITSNAARFADFTSTRDLYLPGGQPPAIGSTFRNPQLADTYRELARTELASLYGGAVGRDLVKAVQQPPVVPGSTRKVRAGAMELSDLARYQVERRDPTHTRYRGLDVYGMAAPSSGGTTVGEALNILESTDLAKATDVEYLHRFIESTKLAFADRLRWVGDPKFSRVPTEGLLSQRFADSRACLIKPGAVLPAPQPAADPRNPAPCRADAGLSNLRDDAERTTHLTVADRWGNVVAYTLTIEAEGGSGIVVPGRGFLLNNELTDFEFVPPTAGVPHPNLPGPGKRPRSSMSPTIVLDHGRVVLAVGSPGGSTIITTVTQVLTSRLDRKMPLLDAVAAPRASQRNAAVTPAEAEFIAAASTAGLQAIGHRFSQNAEIGAVTAVERASDGRWRAVAEPTRRGGGAARVVKVG, encoded by the coding sequence ATGTTGCGAACGGTTGCCGCACTATCGCTCTCCGTCGTACTGGTCGCGCCCGCACCGGCACTCGCCGCGGGCTCGGCGGACCCCGCCCCGAGGGTGCCAGAACAGGTCGGCTGGGGTGGCGCGGTGTCCAGCGTCGACCCGGACGCCTCGCAGATCGGCGTCGACGTGCTGCGCCGCGGTGGCAACGCCGTGGACGCCGCTGTCGCCACCGCCGCCGCGCTCGGTGTGACCGACCCGTTCTCCGCGGGCATCGGTGGCGGCGGATTCTTCGTCCACTACGACGCGCGCACCCGCAGGGTGTCCACGTTGGACGGTCGCGAGACCGCCCCGCGCGCCGCCACCGACCAGCTGTTCGTCGAGAACGGCACGGCGCTGCCGTTCGCCGAGGCGATGACCAGCGGCCTGTCCGTCGGCGTCCCCGGCACGCCGAAGACCTGGCAGCAGGCGTTGCGCAGGTGGGGCACGCTCAACCTGCGCGAGGCCATGGCGCCCGCGGAGGCGCTGGCCCGGCGCGGCTTCGTCGTCGACCGCACGTTCAACCAGCAGATCACCTCCAACGCCGCCCGCTTCGCCGACTTCACCTCGACCCGCGACCTCTACCTGCCCGGTGGGCAGCCGCCGGCGATCGGGTCGACGTTCCGCAACCCGCAGCTCGCCGACACCTACCGCGAGCTCGCCCGCACCGAGCTCGCCTCCCTCTACGGCGGCGCGGTCGGCCGCGACCTCGTCAAGGCCGTCCAGCAGCCGCCCGTCGTGCCCGGCTCGACCCGCAAGGTCCGCGCGGGCGCCATGGAGCTCTCCGACCTCGCCCGCTACCAGGTCGAACGCCGCGACCCCACGCACACCCGCTACCGCGGCCTCGACGTCTACGGCATGGCCGCGCCCTCGTCCGGCGGCACGACCGTCGGAGAGGCGCTGAACATCCTGGAGTCGACCGACCTCGCGAAGGCCACCGACGTCGAGTACCTGCACCGGTTCATCGAGTCGACCAAGCTCGCGTTCGCCGACCGGCTGCGCTGGGTCGGCGACCCGAAGTTCTCCCGCGTGCCGACCGAGGGCCTGCTCTCGCAGCGGTTCGCCGACTCCCGCGCGTGCCTGATCAAGCCCGGCGCCGTGCTCCCCGCACCGCAGCCGGCCGCCGACCCGCGCAACCCCGCCCCGTGCCGGGCCGACGCGGGCCTGTCGAACCTGCGCGACGACGCCGAACGGACCACGCACCTCACCGTCGCCGACCGCTGGGGCAACGTCGTCGCCTACACCCTCACCATCGAGGCGGAGGGCGGCAGCGGCATCGTCGTACCCGGCCGCGGCTTCCTGCTCAACAACGAGCTCACCGACTTCGAGTTCGTCCCGCCGACCGCCGGCGTCCCGCACCCGAACCTGCCCGGCCCCGGCAAGCGCCCGCGCTCCTCGATGTCCCCGACGATCGTGCTCGACCACGGCCGCGTCGTCCTCGCCGTCGGCTCACCCGGCGGCTCGACGATCATCACGACCGTCACCCAGGTCCTGACCTCCCGCCTGGACCGCAAGATGCCGCTGCTCGACGCCGTCGCCGCCCCGCGCGCCTCCCAGCGCAACGCCGCCGTGACGCCCGCCGAGGCCGAGTTCATCGCGGCGGCCTCCACCGCGGGGCTGCAGGCCATCGGGCACAGGTTCAGCCAGAACGCCGAGATCGGCGCGGTCACCGCGGTCGAACGGGCCTCCGACGGCCGCTGGCGCGCCGTGGCCGAACCGACCCGCCGCGGTGGTGGTGCGGCGCGGGTGGTGAAGGTGGGCTGA